In bacterium, the genomic stretch TTTTGATATTTGATATTTATTTGTTGTCTCCCCCAAATCCTATTTTGCAGAACCCTACTGAGTGATATAAGCATCAAAATGATGCTTGATTGAAGTCTATTATACCGGAAAAGGAGGCATCAGGGAATAGTACAGTTTTCCTAAAAATGTATCTTTTTCTTCTTGACATCAAATATCCTCATATGCTAAACTTAAAATAGTTCTACAAAGCTGGCAAAAAAACTGCCACAAAGTGGCTTAGTTCAACCCAGCGCTGCACCTGACCCTCGCTTCGCTCGGGCAGGTGAGATTGGTCGTTAGCTCAATAAATTCTAAAAAGCAAGGTTGAAAAATGAAAATAGAGAAGAAATTCAAAAGATTAAAAGAAATAAAAGCAGACATTCAAAAAAGTTATTTTATAAAACAAATTGGGGTGTTTGGCTCATATATTAGAAAGGAAGAGGAATCTGAGAGTGATTTAGATATTTTGGTTGAATTCTATAAACCAATAGATATTTTTAAATTTATGGAATTAGAAAGATTTCTCTCCGAAGAATTAAATATTAAAGTAGACCTTGTAAGTAAAAAAGCCTTGAAGCCTTTTATAGGAAGAGAGATTTTAAAGGAAGTAGTATATGTCTAAGAGCGAGTTTAGAGATTCTTTGGTAGATGTTTGGAAAGAAATAGAACATATAGAAAGGTTTTCAACATCTCTTAATTATGAAGGATTGATGGAAGACGAGAAAACTCTGTATGCAATTGTAAGGTGTTTTGAAATTATTGGCGAGGCAGTAAAGAATATTCCAGAAGAGGTTAAAGAAAACTATTGCCAAATTCCATGGAAAGATATGGGGGGAATGAGGCACAAATTAATTCATGAATACTTTGGGGTTGACTATGAAATATTATGGGAGACCATAAAACATAGAATCCCAGAACTAAGAAGGGAATGGTTAAAGATACTGGAAGATTATGAATTAAAAGAGATTCAGAGCTAACAACTCGGCTATCAGCTAACCTCTCTTCGTTCGGTAGATGAACTCTATCGTTAGCCGTACAAATTTTATCAATACAACAGGAGTTAGGTTATGAAAAGTAGATTCCAAGATATACTATTCATACTTTTTGCTGTTGTAGTCATACCATTTTGCTATTGGACTTGTGGTATGAGAGGTCTTGCTGTTTTGGCATGGGCTTTTTTCTTACCACTCTATGTGCTGCGACTTGTAATCTGGTCTTTCTGGACAAGGTTGAAATCCTGGTTATCAGCTAAATGTACAGCCATATCCTGGAATATATTGGCATTCGGAGTCGGGGGAACTTTGGGAATTATTGTGTGGTTTGTGTTGTCCACAATCCTAAATGTTCCAAGATTTATCTTGCCCAAATGGTTGCAAATGCTCGGGTTTCTTATTGCAACAGTGGGATTAATATTGGCATTGTGGGCACAATGGCTTCTTGGCCTTCAAACTGCCATTCTTACGACTCGTATATTTGGCAAGGACAAACAAGAAGAGCGAAGAGTAGTCAGTACGGGTCCATACGCTATATTCCCTCATCCGATATTTTTAGGTGAGTGGTTAACTATAATTGGATGCTTTCTTTTAACATCACAGATTTCTCTGCTCATGTTATTATTGATTGCTTTTTTATCAGACATGTTTGCGGCGAGCAGAGAAGAAAGAGATTTGCAAGAGCGATTTGGGGAGGAATACAAAACTTATCGCTCGCGGTTCTCCGTTTGGAAGCAATTGTAAGAAAGTGAATTAATGAGAAGTTTGGCTAACGAATTAAGAATTTGTGTGGAGCAACGCTGACACACAATTCTGGGTTGAACTAACGCAATGGAGTATTATTTGGAATTTGAATAAAAGGCTATTTTGTATTTGGTAGGTTTAGTTATCTATTTTTGAGACTTCTATAGTCCGCTTTAATCCAGCTGTGAATGATTTTAATCAGCACTTTTTCTTCTTGACATCAAATATCCTAATATGCTAAACTTAAAATAGTTCTACAAAGCTGGCAAAAAAACTGCCACAAAGTGGCGTAGTTCAACGAATCATTGCAGCGGACTGCGGGGGAGCTGAGCACTTCTCAAAGTTTTGTTATGTATATAAAGTTTAGTGGCAATTCTCCCTGCCGCCGATGAACTCAAGCATTAGCTGGTTGCGCCAAAATCGAGAAGGTATTCTGAAGACGGTGGATTTTGTAATAAATGAGCCCAAAAAAGAAAAAACAATACTATGTAGTCATACAGGGGCATAAGCCGGGAATCTACGATAAATGGTATGGACCAGGCGGTGCCGCAGAACAAGTTGTGGGATTTCCTGAAGCGCTTTATAAAGGATTCTACACTCAGGAAGAAATACATAAGTGGTTGAAGGAACCTGGTGAAACATCCTTTCTATTGGAGCGTATTCCTGAATTACTCGACAAACCTGCTTGTTCACCACTTGAAGATTCCAATGCTTTGATTAAAAGAAGAGAGGTAGTGATTTACACCGACGGAGCGGCTATTAGCAATCCAGGACCCGGTGGTTATGGCGTGATTCTCCTTCACAAAGGGCGGAGGAAAGAACTATCCGGCGGTTACCGTCTGACGACTAATAATCGCATGGAACTGCGTGCTTGTATCGTTGGACTCAAGGCTTTGAAGTTCAAGTGTTCAGTGGTTATCTGGACTGACTCAAAGTATGTAATTCACGGTATTACTAAAGGCTGGGCAAGGCGATGGCGCGCCAACAACTGGATGCGTGGTCCAGAAAATAAGGCCGAAAATCCAGATTTATGGGCAGAGTTACTTGAGTTGTGTGAAAAACACGATGTGAAATTTAGATGGGTAAAGGGACATGATGGCAATCCGCAAAACGAACGATGTGACCAATTGGCAAACAAAATGGCCAGACGAAGAGATTTGCCAGCAGACGAAGTTTATGAAACCATGAAAATCAAAAAGGACAGATAACCAATCGCTGAAGTTGACGGTGGGGGATAGTCGCACACCGCTTATTTCAGTCGTTAGAAAGTATTAAAAAGACCAAAAAGAAAGGTAAAGGACAAATGAAATGGATATTCCAAAATCTTACGACCCACATACAGTTGAAAAAAAATGGTATAAATTCTGGCAAG encodes the following:
- a CDS encoding nucleotidyltransferase family protein is translated as MKIEKKFKRLKEIKADIQKSYFIKQIGVFGSYIRKEEESESDLDILVEFYKPIDIFKFMELERFLSEELNIKVDLVSKKALKPFIGREILKEVVYV
- a CDS encoding DUF86 domain-containing protein, coding for MSKSEFRDSLVDVWKEIEHIERFSTSLNYEGLMEDEKTLYAIVRCFEIIGEAVKNIPEEVKENYCQIPWKDMGGMRHKLIHEYFGVDYEILWETIKHRIPELRREWLKILEDYELKEIQS
- a CDS encoding isoprenylcysteine carboxylmethyltransferase family protein — protein: MKSRFQDILFILFAVVVIPFCYWTCGMRGLAVLAWAFFLPLYVLRLVIWSFWTRLKSWLSAKCTAISWNILAFGVGGTLGIIVWFVLSTILNVPRFILPKWLQMLGFLIATVGLILALWAQWLLGLQTAILTTRIFGKDKQEERRVVSTGPYAIFPHPIFLGEWLTIIGCFLLTSQISLLMLLLIAFLSDMFAASREERDLQERFGEEYKTYRSRFSVWKQL
- the rnhA gene encoding ribonuclease HI — its product is MSPKKKKQYYVVIQGHKPGIYDKWYGPGGAAEQVVGFPEALYKGFYTQEEIHKWLKEPGETSFLLERIPELLDKPACSPLEDSNALIKRREVVIYTDGAAISNPGPGGYGVILLHKGRRKELSGGYRLTTNNRMELRACIVGLKALKFKCSVVIWTDSKYVIHGITKGWARRWRANNWMRGPENKAENPDLWAELLELCEKHDVKFRWVKGHDGNPQNERCDQLANKMARRRDLPADEVYETMKIKKDR